In Salvelinus fontinalis isolate EN_2023a chromosome 25, ASM2944872v1, whole genome shotgun sequence, one genomic interval encodes:
- the LOC129822931 gene encoding procollagen C-endopeptidase enhancer 2-like, with protein sequence MSFIPAGENRRSGAWSVHPIMLRICSIFCAWSVLFLTEVCGQSQRRTTFTCGGNITGDSGVIGSPGYPGVYPPNTKCVWRITVPEGKVVVLSFRFIDLESDNLCRYDYVDVYSGHVSGQRLGRFCGTFRPGALVSTGNKMLIQMVSDANTAGSGFLAVYSAAQPHERGDQYCGGRLVKPSGSFKTPNWPEKDYPAGVTCSWHIVAPKNQIIEVKFEKFDVERDNYCRYDYVAIFNGAEINDAKRIGKYCGDSPPAPVFSEGNQLLIQFFSDLSLTADGFISHYKFRPKKFPITTVPPTTTTPAATTRPIPLKYSVALCQQKCKRSGTVESNYCTSDFVITGTVITAAVRGGSVYATISIINVYKEGNLAIQQAGKTMSTKIIVLCKKCPSIRRGLNYIFMGSADEDGKGKIAPHHFVMAFKAKNQRGLNVLKNKRC encoded by the exons ATGTCATTCATACCAGCGGGCGAAAACAGGCGAAGTGGTGCCTGGTCAGTTCACCCGATAATGTTGAGAATATGCAGTATTTTTTGCGCATGGAGTGTACTGTTTTTGACAGAAGTCTGCGGGCAGTCACAACGGAG AACAACGTTTACATGCGGAGGGAATATAACGGGGGATTCTGGGGTCATTGGGAGCCCGGGGTATCCAGGGGTGTACCCCCCAAATACCAAATGTGTTTGGAGAATCACG GTCCCTGAGGGTAAAGTGGTGGTCCTGTCCTTCCGCTTCATTGACCTGGAGAGTGACAACCTGTGTCGCTATGACTACGTGGATGTTTACAGTGGCCATGTGAGTGGCCAGAGGCTGGGCCGCTTCTGTGGGACTTTCAGGCCAGGCGCCCTGGTCTCCACAGGCAACAAGATGCTCATTCAGATGGTGTCTGATGCCAACACAGCTGGGAGTGGCTTCCTGGCGGTGTACTCTGCTGCCCAGCCGCATGAGAGAG GGGATCAGTACTGTGGCGGTCGTCTGGTTAAACCCTCCGGGTCCTTCAAGACCCCTAACTGGCCCGAGAAAGACTACCCCGCAGGGGTCACCTGCTCATGGCACATAGTGGCTCCTAAGAACCAG ATTATTGAGGTGAAGTTTGAGAAGTTCGATGTGGAAAGAGACAACTACTGTCGATATGACTATGTGGCCATTTTCAACGGGGCAGAGATTAACGATGCCAAGAGGATCGGGAAGTACTGTGGCGACAGCCCTCCAGC tccaGTATTCTCTGAAGGTAACCAGCTCCTGATCCAGTTCTTCTCAGACCTCAGTTTAACAGCAGACGGGTTCATCAGCCACTACAAGTTTAGACCCAAGAAGTTCCCCATCACCACGGTACCACCGACCACCACCACCCCAGCAGCTACCACCAGACCCATAC CCCTGAAGTACTCTGTAGCTCTGTGCCAGCAGAAATGCAAAAGAAGTGGAACCGTTGAGAGCAACTACTGCACCAGTGACTTTG TGATAACAGGAACTGTCATCACGGCGGCGGTGCGAGGAGGCAGCGTGTACGCCACCATCTCCATCATCAACGTCTACAAAGAAGGCAACCTGGCCATCCAGCAGGCCGGCAAGACCATGAGCACCAAGATCATTGTGCTCTGCAAGAAGTGTCCATCCATCAGACGAG GCCTCAACTACATCTTCATGGGCTCAGCGGACGAGGATGGGAAGGGGAAGATCGCTCCGCATCACTTCGTCATGGCCTTCAAGGCCAAGAACCAGAGGGGACTCAACGTACTGAAGAACAAACGCTGCTGA